One Silene latifolia isolate original U9 population chromosome 4, ASM4854445v1, whole genome shotgun sequence DNA segment encodes these proteins:
- the LOC141651287 gene encoding uncharacterized protein LOC141651287 translates to MSDSVYTFVYKDPLHLTNADQALLQITPQIFAGKSFLHCSHNICIALITKNKLGFINGSFPKPAKNHANYSDWIRTDYTLRKDVINIAQGDACVAEYYAKFRSIWEDMRALDPLPQSNAPAQFLRKLLTEVNQAFAKVHQAKVQQSITEEASSSVQPEIALNATTVHPRSHNFSGGSNVWQRDSKRPNNEHHDAYYCTHCNKGGHSHKFCWSANKHLKPKHAAPRGKYAPNSAGGGNRRMAANIKEAPGDYVDDDRTYLYSTCYHNI, encoded by the exons ATGTCTGATTCTGTATACACGTTTGTGTATAAAGATCCTTTGCACTTAACTAATGCCGATCAAGCTTTACTTCAGATTACTCCGCAGATTTTCGCTGGAAAGTCGTTCTTACACTGTTCTCATAACATTTGTATTGCGCTGATCACAAAGAACAAACTAGGGTTCATCAATGGAAGTTTCCCTAAACCTGCTAAAAATCATGCTAATTACAGTGACTGGATCCGCACTGATTATACA CTTCGCAAAGATGTCATAAATATTGCTCAAGGTGATGCTTGTGTTGCTGAGTATTATGCTAAATTTCGCTCAATTTGGGAGGATATGCGTGCCTTAGATCCACTGCCTCAATCTAATGCACCAGCTCAATTCTTAAGAAAGTTGTTGACAG AAGTTAATCAAGCATTTGCTAAAGTGCATCAAGCAAAGGTTCAACAAAGCATTACAGAGGAGGCATCTTCTTCAGTGCAGCCAGAAATTGCTCTCAATGCTACAACAGTTCACCCTCGGTCTCATAATTTTTCAGGAGGATCAAATGTATGGCAACGTGACTCTAAGAGGCCCAACAATGAGCATCATGATGCTTACTACTGCACTCATTGCAATAAGGGAGGCCATTCTCATAAATTCTGTTGGTCAGCAAACAAGCATTTGAAGCCAAAGCATGCTGCCCCTCGAGGAAAATATGCTCCTAATTCTGCTGGTGGGGGAAACAGAAGGATGGCAGCTAATATTAAGGAAGCTCCTGGTGATTATGTTGATGATGACCGCACCTACCTCTACAGCACATGTTACCACAATATCTAA